A stretch of the Aphis gossypii isolate Hap1 chromosome 2, ASM2018417v2, whole genome shotgun sequence genome encodes the following:
- the LOC114121785 gene encoding uncharacterized protein LOC114121785, with protein MSEKKETEDGPIQRFCKKCNINYNLIMLKITLFLMYGATSSLIPYLTIHMQSIGLSVEEIAIVYLALPLTTFLAPPVSGFLVDKFGHYKPVLFISLALNAIFHHSLILIPQMETPGAIPSAYVMRHPESGKVDVWWSPCPSRECPEAEEINLVLDECDDHCLLRDYTVPRDENKGNTKIEQSIAVRPPTFITGLTNPQQQQLPNCIVPPVNNHQPGIDDPDLYFIYEKTKQAKNATKQIVKKPEPKKNKVRMGVLLNNETVKEIANIGAGLNNINDTSSKKEATVFVVLDMHPGLMNPTETLGMELPELDQDEQVTDFRQHFSSDMLVSSGVNFSALLDHDLRCGGRVLATNLTYNKLKELAADCMLQKCIFRTGGPERCPPEYKPSNEKVFWIYFGLRFIGTTMLAASVTVMDPIALSLIQRYGGQFGRERLFSTVGMALFSPLTGWLIDSMSLKKGYTDYSSAFYTYDILLVLSMVTLLMMPVGIKMPADHILKDMLRLLKLPHVTAFIFFLFMLGNCWGFIESYLFLYLKELGASNYLLGITVSVATISSIPFLYGAEKISKKIGHVNIIVIAFFSHAARLMGYSFIEDPWWVFPFEAIESLAVHLMWVAAATYCALLAPKNLLATLIGVIGMSHFSLGRGSGSFIGGLLIGSYGTRQSFRLMGLLGILSGTIYGLLHCMWLYKFEDKTNTEKSEPSEVESLKGVEENNKEDLSDLEAEARRLSLMIKFNHRGSLASLDKELLPATKSQSDLRSASLQLPKVDLLKSTLELNYLHKKANVNKPILKKEESCMSTPQMNRKSLIIQTTMEETNNFGKSEEN; from the exons atgtctgAGAAAAAAGAAACTGAAGATGGTCCAATACAGagattttgtaaaaagtgtaatattaattataatcttattatgttaaaaattactttatttctGATGTATGGAG caACTTCGTCATTAATTCCATACTTAACTATTCACATGCAAAGCATTGGTTTGTCTGTAGAAGAAATAGCTATTGTTTATTTGGCATTACCATTAACCACATTTTTAGCTCCACCAGTTtcag GATTTCTGGTAGATAAATTTGGTCATTATAAaccagttttatttatatcactgGCATTAAATGCTATATTTCATCATTCTTTGATATTAATACCTCAAATGGAAACACCTGGAGCAATACCATCAGCATATGTCATGAGACATCCAGAATCTGGAAAAGttgat GTTTGGTGGAGTCCTTGTCCAAGCAGAGAATGTCCAGAAGCTGAAGAAATCAATTTAGTTTTAGATGAATGTGATGATCATTGCTTGTTGAGAGATTACACTGTACCGCGCGATGAAAATAAAGGGAATACAAAAATTGAACAAAGTATTGCTGTTAGACCACCGACTTTTATCACTGGACTAACAAATCCTCAACAA CAACAGCTACCCAATTGTATTGTACCACCCGTTAACAATCACCAACCAGGAATAGACGACCcagatttatatttcatttacgaaaaaactaaacaagCTAAAAATGCGACTAAACAAAT TGTAAAAAAACCCGAACCAAAGAAAAACAAAGTAAGAATGGgagttttattgaataatgaaaCTGTAAAAGAAATCGCTAATATTGGTGCTGGATTAAACAACATCAACGATACGTCTAGCAAAAAAGAAGCCACTGTGTTTGTGGTGTTGGACATGCACCCAGGTCTTATGAATCCGACTGAAACATTAG gAATGGAGCTCCCAGAACTCGATCAAGACGAGCAAGTTACAGATTTTCGTCAACATTTTTCGTCAGATATGTTGGTATCATCTGGAGTGAACTTTTCAGCACTTCTAGATCATGATTTACGATGTGGTGGTAGGGTGTTAGCTACAAATTTAACGTATAACAAACTAAAAGAGCTCGCTGCGGATTGTATgcttcaaaaatgtattttcag gacAGGTGGACCTGAACGATGTCCACCAGAGTACAAACCCTCAAACGAGAAAGTGTTTTGGATTTATTTCGGCCTGCGGTTTATAGGTACCACTATGTTAGCCGCATCAGTTACAGTAATGGATCCTATTGCTTTAAGCCTTATACAAAGGTATGGTGGGCAGTTTGGAAGAGAAAGATTATTTTCAACCGTGGGCATGGCATTGTTCTCTCCTCTCACTGGTTGGCTAATTGATTCtatgagtttaaaaaaag gttACACGGATTATTCATCTGCATTCTACACCTATGATATACTCCTTGTTTTGTCAATGGTAACATTACTTATGATGCCGGTAGGCATTAAAATGCCTGCAGATCACATCTTAAAAGACATGCTAAGACTTTTAAAATTGCCACATGTAACagcgtttattttttttttgttcatgcTTGGAAATTGTTGGGGATTTATAGagtcgtatttatttttgtaccttAAAGAATTGGGTgcttctaattatttattag GAATCACAGTGTCAGTGGCAACAATTAGTAGTATTCCATTTTTGTATGGTgcagaaaaaatatcaaaaaaaattggacATGTCAATATCATTGTTATAGCTTTCTTTTCACATGCAGCTAGATTAATGGGTTATTCATTTATTGA AGATCCATGGTGGGTATTTCCATTCGAAGCAATTGAATCTTTGGCAGTCCATTTAATGTGGGTTGCTGCTGCAACATATTGTGCTTTACTTGCACCTAAAAATCTTCTAGCAACACTTATAGGTGTTATTGGAATGTCCCACTTCAGTCTtg GTCGTGGAAGTGGAAGTTTTATTGGAGGACTTTTAATTGGATCCTATGGAACAAGACAATCTTTTAGATTAATGGGCTTACTTGGAATTTTAAGTGGAACTATATATGGTCTATTACATTGTATGTGGCTATACAAGTTTGAAGATAAAACTAATACTGAGAAATCTG aaCCATCAGAAGTAGAATCTCTTAAAGGAGTCGAAGAAAACAATAAAGAAGATTTATCTGATTTAGAAGCTGAGGCTAGACGTTTAAGCttgatgattaaatttaatcatcgTGGATCTTTAGCATCATTAGATAAAGAACTACTGCCAGCAACTAAATCCCAAAGCGATCTTCGAAGTGCATCGTTGCAACTCCCTAAAGTTGATTTATTGAAGTCTACTCTTGAACTTAATTACTTACATAAGAAAGCTAATGTGAACaaacctattttaaaaaaggaaGAAAGTTGTATGTCAACTCCACAGATGAAtagaaaatcattaataattcaaaccaCAATGGaagaaactaataattttggaaaaagtgaagaaaattaa
- the LOC114121787 gene encoding uncharacterized protein LOC114121787, with product MNPLTNMRNVKKLSEQELQRLPKSSWHDEYKSSAWIFVGGLPYDLSEGDVMSIFSQYGEITNLNLVRDKDTGKQKGFCFVCYEDQRSTILAVDNFNGTRVLGRILRVDHVKDYKPPKNSEPTNKIKTEKFENDDVQIKTEFKTEIKEEILSPQFQRTIRTPEIKQEVCTPEIKREVCTPEIIRSPDYKSNRAIQKSKDKKRHHRDKSKEKDNMRFKSQREGSREKYKKRHDKSEQDSRKEKSYKHSRHSQSQEKDSRREKSYKHSKHSQEKDVSVSSKTKSSKDYSSRDKSRERDRMKIKDRREYNNKDYDDNYKRNSNQKDDRNYKKQKKY from the exons atgaatccATTAAC taatatgaGAAATGTGAAAAAACTCAGTGAACAAGAATTGCAACGACTGCCGAAAAGTTCATGGCACGATGAATATAAATCAAGTGCATGGATATTTGTTGGTGGATTACCTTATGACCTTTCTGAAGGCGATGTCATGTCTATATTTTCTCA gtatgGAGAAATTACTAACCTAAATTTGGTACGGGATAAAGACACTGGCAAACAGAAaggattttgttttgtatgcTATGAAGACCAAAGAAGTACAATATTAGCAGTAGATAACTTTAATGGTACACGGGTACTAGGTCGAATATTACGTGTTGATCATGTTAAAGATTACAAACCACCAAAAAACTCAGAACCcactaacaaaattaaaactgaaaaatttgAGAATGATGATGTTCAGATTAAAACTGAATTTAAAACAGAAATTAAAGAGGAAATTTTATCACCACAGTTTCAAAGAACAATTCGCACTCCAGAAATCAAACAAGAAGTTTGTACTCCAGAAATAAAACGAGAAGTTTGTACTCCAGAAATAATTAGAAGTCctgattataaaagtaatagagCAATTCAAAAATCTAAAGATAAAAAACGGCACCACAGGGATAAATCTAAAGAAAAAGATAATATGCGCTTTAAATCTCAAAGAGAAGGGTCAAgagaaaagtataaaaaaagacaTGACAAAAGTGAACAAGATTCTAGGAAAGAGAAAAGTTATAAACATTCCAGACACAGTCAAAGTCAAGAGAAGGATTCTAGGAGAGAGAAAAGTTATAAACATTCTAAACATAGTCAAGAAAAGGATGTTAGTGTAAGTTCTAAAACTAAATCATCTAAAGACTACAGTAGTAGAGATAAATCAAGAGAAAGAGATAGAATGAAGATAAAAGACAGAagagaatataataacaagGATTATGATGACAACTATAAAAGAAATAGTAATCAAAAAGATGAcaggaattataaaaaacaaaaaaagtattaa